The sequence TTTGGTATCGGTCCGGCCGGCACGGGCAAGACTTATCTCGCAGTTGCTAAGGCCGTAGCGGCTCTTTACAGCAAGCAAGTATCAAGAATCATTCTCACCAGACCTGCCGTTGAGGCTGGGGAAAAGTTGGGTTTTTTGCCGGGAACTCTGAGCGAGAAGATTGACCCATACCTGCGGCCGTTATTCGATTCTTTGCAAGAGATGCTTGAGCCCGAGGTCACCGCCAAGCTCATGGAGTCTGGCGTCATCGAAGTTGCCCCACTTGCCTATATGAGGGGCAGGACCCTCAATGACGCATTTGTAATTTTGGATGAGGCGCAAAACACCACGGCCGAGCAGATGAAGATGTTTCTTACTCGGTTGGGGTTCAATTCAAAAATGGTAATAACCGGCGACGCCTCCCAAATAGATCTGCCGGGCGGGAAGTCCGGTCTGATAGCGGCTACTGGAATCTTGAGTGGAGTCGAGGGGCTGCACGTTTTTAGGTTGACCAGTCAAGACGTGGTGCGGCACGAGCTAGTTACTCGAATTGTTGAAGCATATGAGTTAGATGAGAGTAAATGAGCATCGAAATAACCAATGAATCAGATGTTGAAATCGATACTGATCGAGTTCTTTTAGTTGCCCAATTTGTTAGAGAGCAGCTGAAATTGCATCCGATGGTTGATGTTGGAATTATGTTCATCGATGAGGCTCCTATGACAGATTTGCATGTGAAGTGGATGGATGAGCCCGGCCCCACTGATGTGCTTAGCTTCCCGATGGACGAACTTCGCCCCGGTGATGAGGATTCGGTATCTAATTCGGGGATTTTGGGGGATATCGTGGTCTGCCCGCAGGTGGCGACTCTTCAGGCCAGTGCCGCGGGTCACCAAATGATTGATGAAATATTGCTTTTAATAACCCATGGCATGCTGCACCTTGTTGGCTACGACCACGCTGAGCCAAAAGAGGAAGAAGAAATGTTTGGCTTGCAGCGTGAAATCCTCGCGGCTTTTTATGAATCAGAGGCCAAATAATAGTGGAACTCATTATTGGGTTTGCAATGCTGGTCCTTTTGTCAACGGTGGCAATGGCCCAGGGTTATTTGGAACGCGAGGGCGACCCGCGCGCCGGGTCGCTATCCATTTTGCGAGCTGCATTATTGGTCTTGACTGCCGCGGTTTGGCTGGTTTTTATGGCCGCCACTCAGCCCGTGGCGGCACTTCTAGCCTTCGCGCTGCTTCTGATTTGGTTTCTACAGCAAATTATTGGCAGCACCCTTGGCAAAAGCGAGCTTGCCAAAAAATCGGCATTTCGGCTAGATAAGGCCATCACAGTCTGGGCGAGGCTTGTGTCGCCGATTCGGCTAAGCGCCCCCGAGGTAGTCGAGGACTACGAGCAGGATTTGCTTGAGTCCGTGGAAGATTTTTCCGAGACGATTGTTCGCGAGGTAATGGTTCCGAGGGTTGACCTAGAAGTTGTCTCTGCCGAGGACACTTTGGAGCATGCGCTAGCGGTTTTCATTGCAAGTGGTTACTCGCGTCTTCCCGTCATAGGGGAGAATGTTGATGATGTTGTAGGAGTTCTTTATCTGAAAGATGTGGCTCGTGTAACTCACCGAGATCCTTCACTGCTTTCGAGCGTTACCGCAAGACAAGCTTCACGAAAGCCATTATTCACACCAGAGAGCAAACCGGTTTCTGCTCTTTTGCAGCAAATGCAAGTCACCAGGGTGCAAATTGCTATCGTCACGGATGAGTACGGTGGCGTCGCCGGCATTGCGACCGTGGAGGATCTGATTGAAGAGCTGGTTGGGGAAATAACCGATGAGTACGACCGTGAGGGTGAAGACATTGAGCTTGTGGATGTCGATCTATTCAGGGTCAGCCCGAGGGTCACCCTGGACGAGCTCTCCGAGCACTGTGAGATTGAACTCGAGGACGAAGATGTTGACACAGTGGGCGGGCTATTGATAAAGGCAAATGGCGAATTGCCTAAAGGTGGTGAGGTGGTTACTGTTTTGGGTCTGGAGCTCACCGCTGAGCGGGTGGACGCTCGCAAGGGGAGGATACTAAGCATATTGGTGCGCAAGTTAGAAAGTGAAAATGACTGAATTTAGATCCGGATTTGTGAGCTTCGTTGGAAGGCCTAATGTTGGAAAATCAACCCTAACAAACGCTCTAGTTGGGCAAAAGGTGGCAATCACCAGCTCCAAACCACAAACCACTCGTAAGGCGATTAGGGCGATTATCACCAGGGATGATTACCAGCTAATAATCGTCGACACGCCTGGGATTCATCGGCCAAGGACACTTCTAGGCCAAAGGCTAAACGACTTGGTGACTTCAACACTCACCGAGGTGGATGTAATTGTATTTTGCTCTCCCGCAAACGAAAAGGTCGGGCCGGGGGATAAGCACATTGTTGCCGATCTCGCGAAATTCCCAAGGGCTAAGAAGCTGGCATTTGTGACCAAAACCGACACTGTTTCCAAGCAGCAACTCGCGCAGCATCTACTTGAGGTTAGCCAGCTTGCGGATTGGAAAGAAATTGTCCCAGTGTCCGCCGTATCCGGCGACCAGCTTGAGTTGGTTGAGAAGCTTCTGGTGGCTCAATTACCCCCGGGACCGGCCCTTTACTCGGCCGATGAAGATACCGCGGAGACTATGGAAGATCGAATCTGTGAGTTGGTGCGCGAATCGGCCCTTGAACTTGTGAACGATGAGCTTCCACACTCGCTAGCTGTCACAATGGATGAAATCACCGAGGGCGAGAATAAACCCACGATGCATGTTTCGCTTTGGGTGGAGCGAGATAGTCAAAAAGGAATTGTTATCGGCAAGAGTGGCTCAATGCTCAAGCGGATTGGTATCGAGGCGCGGGGCAAGATAGAAGCCCTTTACGGAGAGCCGATTCACCTAGCAATTCAGGTGAGAATCGCTAAGGATTGGCAACGTAACCCGAAAGAATTAGGGAAGCTGGGCTTTTAGCCAAAAACCATGGAGTGCTAGTGTTGTGCAATGCGCCTACCTCTTCTTCTTATTGGCCGCGACGAGGCCTGAATCGGTCCCTACTCGTCGCGGAGCCTTTGAGTGGCCACCCAATTTTTAGCGAGGAGATGAAATGAAAAATCAGCAACGGGCTTCAAAAATGCCTTTTAAGCGTTACGAACCTTTTCACGAGCAAATCAAGGTGGATTTGCCGGAACGGACCTGGCCCTCCAGGAGAATTAGCGAGGCACCGCATTGGTGCGCAGTGGACCTTCGGGATGGAAACCAGGCTCTGATTGACCCCATGAGCCCAGAGCGCAAGCTCGAGATGTTCAAGCTGTTGGTTCGAATGGGATATAAAGAAATTGAAATCGGCTTTCCTTCGGCTTCCCAGACCGATTTCGATTTCGTGCGAATTCTAATTGAGAACGACCACATTCCTGCCGACGTGACAATTCAGGTTTTAACTCAGGCCCGCGACCACCTGATTGAGCGCACCTATGAATCCCTCCGGGGAGCCCACAGTGCGATTGTGCATTTTTATAATTCAACCTCGGTTTTGCAACGCAGGGTGGTTTTTGGTCTAGATAAAGATGGCATCAAGGAAATCGCATTGTCCGCGGCGCGCAAGTGCTTAGAGCTCGAGGCAACCCTTCCCGGCACAAAAGTCTTCTACGAATATTCACCAGAGTCTTATACCGGCACCGAGTTGGAATATGCTCTGGAGGTGTGCAACGCGGTGGCGGCTGTTATCAAGCCAACCCCGGAGCGCAAGTTGATAATCAACCTGCCTGCAACGGTAGAGATGACAACCCCAAATGTTTATGCCGACTCAATCGAATGGATGAGCAATCATCTTGTGCCACGCGATTCCATTCTTTTATCGCTTCACCCGCATAATGATCGTGGCACAGCAGTTGCTGCCGCGGAACTGGGCTATCTTGCCGGGGCAGATCGTATTGAGGGCTGCCTATTTGGTAATGGCGAGCGCACTGGAAACGTTGATTTGGTGACGCTCGGCTTGAACCTTTTCAGTCAGGGGATTGATCCTCAAATCGATTTTTCTGACATCGACGGGATAAAGCGAACGGTCGAATATTGCAACCAGCTACCGGTCCCAGAGCGAAGTCCATACGGTGGTGACCTGGTTTACACCGCATTCTCCGGATCGCATCAAGATGCAATTAAAAAGGGTTTTGATCAGATGGCTCGAGATGCTGCGGCAGCCAACTCCTCGGTGGATCTATTCACCTGGGGTGTTCCGTATCTTCCGATTGACCCCAAGGATGTCGGCAGAAATTACGAAGCTGTTATTCGAGTAAATTCTCAATCGGGTAAGGGTGGGGTTGCCTATCTTCTCAAAACTGACCACAACTTAGACTTGCCCCGAAAGCTGCAGATTGAATTCTCCAAGGTAATCCAGGGCAAAGCGGATCAGCATGGCGGGGAAGTGACCTCAGAACAGATTTGGCATAGCTTCCAGGACGAGTACTTGCCTTCGGGCGTCGGCTCGCATAAGTGGGGTCGCTTCGAACTTCGAAAGATGCGTTCAGAGAGCGCCATGGATGGCATTGTGAAGCTTGATGTCACGCTCCGTGTCGCTGAGCAAGAAATCAGCTCTGAAGGCTCTGGAAACGGACCGATATCCGCTTTCCTTGATGTTCTAAACCAGCATGGTGTTGCGGCAAAACTTTTAGATTATGTTGAGCACACCCTGTCTGCCGGGGGGGATGCGCAAGCTGCTGCCTACATTGAACTCGAGGTTATGGGCCGAAATCTCTGGGGGGTTGGCATTGATGGCGACATCTCTACGGCTTCTCTAAAGGCACTGATTTCCGCCGTGAATCGAGCGATACGAGGTTAGCCTAAAGGGGTAATGGCTCTGAGTGATGGATACTAAGTAAATGCCCCACTACCGAGATGAAGCGATAATACTTCGCACTCATAAGCTTGGGGAGGTCGATAGAATCCTCACCGCTTTGTCAAAGAACCATGGCCAAATCAGGGCGGTGGCCAAGGGTGTGAGAAAGACAACCAGTCGGTTTGGGGCAAGACTTGAACCTTTTATGGTGGCTGATCTGCAGCTTTACGAGGGCAAGAATCTTGATACTGTTTCGCAAGTTGAGCAACTAGCCAACTACGGTGCCCAGATTGTTTCCGATTACGCAACTTACACGGCGGCCTCGGCAATTGTTGAGGCAGCGGAAAGATTGACTCGCGAAACTTCGACCTCGCAGCACTACATGCTTTTATTAGGGGCGCTTAGAACTCTCTCACAAAAAGTTCAGCCAGCGAGTCAGGTGCTAGATAGCTACCTGCTGCGGGCTTTAGCTCTCTCGGGATGGGTGCCCGACCTGGATTCATGCCAGGGTTGCGGGGATCCGAGCCCGATTGCATTTTCCGTACACACCGGTCACGTAAGTTGCAATGACTGCACGATGCCGGGTTCGGTCCGGCTCGGGGAAAAAGGTCTTAGATTGATGACACATCTGTTGCGCGGCGAATGGGAGCAGATCGAATTGGCTGATGCGAGCGTGAAAACAACGGTGAGTGGCGTTATTTCCGGATACTTGCAGTGGCAGTTGGAGCGTGGCTTAAAGGCCCTTAATCACGTGGAGCGCTAGTGACTGAATTATTTGATTCAGGACGCAAGCCCCCTGAATTTGGGGCAATTCCAAAGCACATCGCAATAGTTATGGACGGTAATGGTCGTTGGGCGAATCAACGCGGACTCACTAGAACCGAAGGCCATAAAGCGGGCGAGGCAGCTCTGTTGGAATTTGTGGCGGGGGCCATTGAAGCGGGCGTGAGCCACATAACTGCATACGCCTTTTCAACTGAAAACTGGAAGCGATCTCCCGAGGAAGTTCGTTTTTTGATGGGTTACAACAAGGAAGTCCTCAGAAGAAGAAGAGACTTGCTCGACAGTTGGCAGGTTCGAATTCGCTGGTCGGGAAGAACCCCAAAACTCTGGCCTTCGGTAATAACCGAACTGCTGGAGGCTCAGGAGCGCACTAAAAATAATAAGGGGCTGACCCTGACGATGGCGGTGAACTACGGGGGGCGTCAAGAGATTGTAGACGCGGTAAACCAAATTAACTCCAAGGTCGCATCGGGCCAGATTAAGCAAGGGTTAGTCACCGAAAAGAGCATCGCAAAACACTTATACGTCCCTGAATTGCCCGATGTGGATCTTTTCTTGCGCTCTTCAGGAGAGCAGCGAAGCTCGAACTTTTTGATATGGCAGTCCAGCTATGCGGAATATCTGTTTCTGCCAGACCTGTGGCCGGATTTCACTCGGGAGACCCTGTGGTCTGCGGTTTTGGAATACGGCAGAAGACAGCGCCGCTTTGGCCAAGCTTCAGATGCTCCGCTAAACTAGAAAAAGCCCGCACAGGCAGTAATTCACTGGAGATAAATGGCAGTCCAAAAATTAGATCAGGTTATTTCGCTAGCAAAGCGTCGCGGTTTTGTGTTTCAAGCCGGCGAGATTTACGGGGGGTCGCGCTCGGCTTGGGACTATGGCCCGCTGGGAGTCGAGCTCAAGGAGAATATCAAGCGCCAATGGTGGCGTTCGATGGTCTCTGGTCGCGAAGATGTAGTTGGGCTTGACTCATCAATTATTCTTCCGCGCAGAGTTTGGGAAGCCTCCGGTCACGTTGAGGCATTTGTGGACCCGCTTATTGAGTGCACAAGCTGTAACAAGAGATTTCGCGCCGATCATCTTGAAGAGGCCTTCGAAGAGAAAAAAGGCCGGCCTCCAACTTCGATGGCCGAGATTGCCTGCCCGAACTGCGGCAATAAGGATATTTGGACCGAACCCAAGAGCTTCAATGGGCTCCTAAAGACCTCACTTGGGCCGGTTGAGGATGAATCGGGAATGCACTACCTCAGACCGGAGACTGCCCAAGGTATTTTTGTAAATTTTAATAATGTCCTAAATGCCTCTCGCATGAAGCCCCCGTTTGGCATTGGTCAGATGGGTAAGAGTTTTAGAAATGAAATCACTCCGGGAAACTTTATTTTCCGGACTCGCGAATTTGAACAGATGGAGATGGAGTTTTTCGTAAAGCCCGGAGAAGACGAAACCTGGCACGATTATTGGATTAATGAGCGATTCAATTGGTACGTGAACCTGGGCATAAATCCGGAGAACCTGAGGCTCTTGGAGCACCCCAAGGACAAGCTTTCGCACTACTCGAAACGCACCGTTGACATTGAATATCGATTCGGTTTTCAGGGTGGGGCCTTCGGAGAGCTTGAGGGTGTGGCTAATCGAACCGATTACGACCTGAAAACCCACTCAGCGGCTTCGGGCGTCGACCTCAGCTACTTTGACCCCACTGAGGAGAAGCGTTGGACTCCTTTTGTGATTGAGCCGGCAGCAGGTCTCACCCGGTCGCTAATGGCATTCTTAGTCGACGCCTACCACGAGGATCAGGCACCGAACGCAAAAGGCGGAATGGACACTCGCACCGTTTTAAAGCTGGACTACCGGCTTTCTCCCGTCAAGGCCGCAGTTCTGCCGCTGAGTCGTAACGAGGAGCTAAACCCGATAGCAAAAGAGTTAGCTCAGGATCTGAGAAACCATTGGAACATTGAGTACGACGATGCAGGTGCTATCGGAAGGCGCTACCGACGCCAAGATGAAATTGGCACACCGTTTTGCATAACCGTTGACTTTGACACTCCAAATGATCTGGCCGTCACAATTCGAGAGCGTGACTCAATGGCTCAGGAGCGCGTAGCGCTTTCTCAAATTAAGAGCTATTTGGTCGAAAGGCTTGCCGGCTAACTTGGGCTTGAAATACGGCAAACATGAGATTGCGGTACCAGTTGTTCTGGCACCGATGGCCGGCATTACCAACACTGCATACCGGAGGCTTTGCCGCGAATATGGCGGCGGTCTTTTTGTCTCTGAGATGGTGACCTCCAGGGCTCTGGTTGAGCGCACCGAAGAGTCCATGCGCCTAATCGGACATCACGAGTCAGAGGAGATTCGATCGGTTCAGCTCTACGGGGTCGATCCAAAAATCATTGCCGAGGCCGTCACAATGCTCGTGGCTGAAAATAGGGCGGACCACATAGACCTGAATTTTGGTTGCCCAGTTCCAAAAGTCACCAAAAAAGGCGGCGGAGCGGCTCTTCCCTGGAAGCGTGATCTTTTCTCCGCAATCGTAAATGCTGCGGTTCAGGCAGCCGGCGACACCCCCGTAACGGTAAAAATGCGCAAGGGCATCGATAGCGAGCACCTAACCTACCTGGATGCTGGCAAAGCGGCGAGGGACGCCGGTGTTGCCGCGATTGCTCTTCACGGCAGAACTGCATCCGATTATTATTCTGGGACTGCTGACTGGCAGGCAATCGCCACTTTGCGAGAATCCCTTCCTGATGTTCAGGTTTTAGGCAACGGCGACATTTGGTCCGCTCAGGATGCTGTAAACATGATGGAGCAGACCGGAGTGGACGGAATTGTTGTCGGCAGAGGCTGCCTCGGCAGGCCTTGGCTTTTCGCCGATTTAGAACAGGCGATCCGCGCATATTTAGCTGGGGACAAGAACCCCGCAATTACCCAAGTGATGCCCTCACTAGGCGAAGTGGCCGATGGCTTTTATCGGCACGCTGAATTGTTGGTCGAATTTTTTGAAGAGGAGGGGCGGGCTTGTCGCGACATTCGCAAGCACGTCGCATGGTATTTCAAGGGCTATCCGGTGGGCGGCGAATTCAGGGCGAAGCTGGCTCAGGTTATGTCCTTGGACCACATGCGCGAAATCCTTTCGGAGCTAGATCGCTCTAGCCCGTATCCCGGCGATGAGGCAGAAGGTCCAAGAGGTCGGCTCGGGTCTGTGAAGGCCTGTTCGCTTCCCGAAAATTGGCTGGACTCCAGGGAGCTTTCTGGCAGTCACAAGTTGATTTTGCAACAGGCTGAGCTCTCGGTTTCGGGTGGGTAGATGAACAATTCCAATTTAGAAGAGCCTGGCTACAAGGACTTCGATCGGGAGAGATTTGTCAGTCAACCGCTTTCGAGCATGGTTAAACGCGGGGAATTTGCGCGGGATCGAGCCAGGGTGTTGCACTCCGCCGCATTTAGAAGACTCTCCGCCAAGACCCAGGTATTGTCCCCGGCATCGGGTGATTTTGCAAGAACTAGACTCACTCACTCACTAGAGGTGGCCCAGGTTGGTCGGGAACTTGCAACGGTGTTGGGTGTGAATCCAGACTTGGTCGACATGGCTTGCCTAGCGCACGATTTAGGGCACCCCCCATTTGGTCATAATGGCGAGTCGGCATTGAACTTCTGGGCTGCAGAGATTGGTGGCTTCGAGGGGAACGCGCAAACCTTCAGGATTCTTACAAAGCTTGAGCCCAAAATCTACGATGAATCCGGCAATTCTCGGGGCCTGAATCTAACCAGAGCCTCGCTTGACGCCGCGACAAAATACCCGTGGCTACTTACCAAGGCCGCTGAACATGGCAATAGTTTTAAGTTTGGGGTTTATCCAGACGACCTGGATGTGTTTTCCTGGATGCGCCAGGGGGCCCCCGATGGAGCAAAATGCGTTGAAGCGCAGATTATGGATTTTGCAGATGATGTTGCTTACAGCGTGCACGATTTCGAAGATGCCATAGTTGAGGGTTTTTTAGATCCGGCTTTGATTTCTGATCCGCTAGCAACTGATGAATTAATCGAGGAGGTCGCCAGGTGGTCCGGGGGCTTGCTTGCCAAGGTGCAACTGGAAGAGGCGCTTGACACGCTCAGGAATTCCAAATATTGGCTGTTTGAGTTTGATGGTTCTCCAAGACACTTGGCGAAGCTTAAGAATCTTGCGAGCGAAATGATTGGTTCTTTTGTGGCTCGAACCACCGAGACGATTTTGGAAAATGCATCCAAATCTTCGCTTACCCGCTACCGGGCCGGCGTCATTATTCCCTCCAAGGTAAGAAGCGAAATTGCGGTACTCAAGGGTTTGGTGGCTTCGCAAGTAATGACCCACAACTCTAGGCAACCTTTTTATGAGAAGCAGCGGGAGCAACTGATATCACTGTCTGATGCTCTGCTGGCTGGCCATGGCGACCATTTGGATGCAACATCCTTGGAGGCGTTCTTAAAGGCTGAGACTCCCGAAGAGAGAAAGCGCGCAATCGTTGATCAAGTAGCTTCCCTTACCGACCCCGCTGCAATCGCCCTGCACGCAGTTTTAACCACTTAGGATTCTGGGTATGCCCCCTCGAGTGCGCCAGAGTGATATTGAAGAGCTAAAGGCTAAGGCCGATATTATTGAAGTCGTCTCCGGGTACGTATCGCTGAGGCCAGCTAGTTCCGGGAGCTTTAAGGGTCTCTGCCCCTTTCATTCAGAAAAATCTCCCAGTTTCAATGTTCGCTCGTCACCAGCTTTTTACCATTGCTTTGGCTGCGGAGCTGGCGGTGATGTCTATAAGTTTTTGCAGGAGATCGAATCAATTTCATTTGCCGATGCGGTTGAACGACTGGCGGATAAGACCGGATTTACTCTGACCTACGACGAGAGTGGCTCCCAAGAAGTCTCGAATCGCTCTCGACTCTTGGCAGCCAACAGCGAAGCGGCCAGCTTCTATCAAAGTCAGCTCGCATCCGATGAAGCCAAAGCGGCGAGGGATTTTTTATTGGGCCGAGGGTTTGATGCGGCTGCTTGTAGTCAGTTTGGTGTGGGCTACGCTCCAAAGGGTTGGCAGAATCTAATTGATCACCTCACAAAGCTTGGTTACACGCTTGAGGAGCTCATACTCGCTGGATTGGTTATGGCAAGCGATAAGGGTGGGTATGACCGCTTTCGGGGCAGAGTGCTGTGGCCGATTAGGGATGCCAACTCTCAAGTGCTCGGCTTTGGTGCAAGAAAGCTCTACGAGGAAGACCAGGGGCCTAAGTATCTCAATACTCCAGAGACCCCCGTTTATCACAAGGGGAGCGTTCTTTACGGGTTAGATCTTGCGCGCAAGGAGATCGTGAAGCGCAAAGAGATCGTGGTTGTTGAAGGGTATACCGACGTAATGGCATGCCATCTAGCTGGGCATCAGGTCGCAGTGGCCACCTGTGGCACCGCTTTTGGTGAGGAGCACATAAAGCTGATCAATCGACTTTTTGGGCAAACTCAAGTACCAGCCAGTGTGATATTCACCTTTGATCCAGATGCGGCCGGCCAGAAAGCAGCTCTTCGGGTTTATGGAGACACGGCAAAGTTCAACGCTCTGACTTTTGTTGCTACCGGCCCCTCGGGGCTTGACCCGAGCGATCTTCGTCAGCAACGCGGCGACGCGGGCATCACTCAGATGCTGGAGGCTAAGAAACCGCTTTTCGAGTTTGTGATTAGGCATCGGATTTCTAAATTCTCGCTTACCGACTTGGACTCCAGAGTGGCTGCGGCCAGGTCGGCCGCTTTTGTTGTGGCTGAGATTTCGGACCCGGCACTGAGAACTGGCTACACCAGAGCGCTGGCCGACTGGGTTTCGCTCGACGTGAACGAGGTCGCCGCTTTAGTTTCGCAAAATGGTAAGGCGTCCAATCTGGAGCAAGTTGCATCAATGCGAACATCGCCCGCGCCCCAGCCGGTAGTTAGCAATCCGCAAGTGCGCCTGGAACGTCAAATCCTTGAGATCCTCATTCAGCACCCGAGTGCTTTTAATCAAGATCAGCTTCTGCGCATATATGCCGCTGGTTTGCAGGATGCGCTTCATCAAAGCTTGATGCAATTGGCGCTTGCTCACAAAGAGTCTTTGGCTCAACCCGACTGGGTAAACATTCTGGCGAGTGAGTCCAGTGACGACTTGCTTTCTTTGATTCGCGAACTGGCTTTGGTTGAGTTGCCTGTTAAAAACGAAGTAGAGCTACTTAGGTATGCAAAAGGGGTCGTGAATGGTGCTCTGATGCAGGCATTGGCTAGGGAGAAGATTGATCTAATGGCGGCCCTGCGCAGGATGGACCCGGATACGATGGCGGATGCCGTTAATCAGATTCAACGACAACTTATGAATCTGGAATCTGAGCGCCGAAAACTGATGTAACTGCAAGTAAATCTCTGCTAATGTTGTCTCGCGCTCAGGCGCTTTTCCTCGGTAGCTCAATTGGCAGAGCAATCGGCTGTTAACCGATAGGTTCCTGGTTCGAGTCCAGGCCGGGGAGCCAATTAACAAGGATTCTTGTGAGCAAACAGGTAATCAGCACATCGGTATCGGTAGGTTTAGCTACTGGACTCTACGGAATTTCCTTTGGAGCTCTTGCCTCTGTTGCTGGCTTAGATCTTCTTTCGATAATGCTCTTGAGCATCCTGATGTTTTCCGGGGCTTCTCAATTTGCCTTCATTGGAGTCATTGCTGCCGGGGGAGCGCCAATAACTGCAGTTACCTCCGCATGGCTTTTAGGAGTAAGGAACAGTTTTTACGCTCTGAGACTCTCGAGCATCATCCAACCCAAAGGTCTCTGGCGACTGCTTGCCGCGCAGCTGAGTATCGACGAATCCAATGCAGTTTCCAGTGCACAGCTCGAGTTGAGAGACCAAAAACTTGGTTTTTGGCTTACCGGTGCCTCTGTATTCGTATTTTGGAACACGGCAACTTATTTTGGTGCTGTGTTGGGTGAACTCTTCGGGTCGGTTGAGACTTGGGGCCTTGATGCCGCGGCGGCGGCGGCGTTTTTAGGGCTTTTGTGGCCGCGTCTGAAAAAGCAGTGGTTACCCGCTCTAATTGCCGCGACTGCAGCTACTTTATTGACGCCATGGTTGCCGGCCGGTTCAGCGATTCTGGCTGCGGTGCTGGTCGCCTTTTTGCCCACTAGGAAAAAGAAGTGATTCTCATCGTTCTGGCTGCCTCCGCGGCGGTTTACAGCTGGAAATTATTTGGTTATTTGATTCCCCAAACTTGGATTTCTGCCGGTTTTCGACTCTTTGCGGATCGGGTAACAACCGTGTTGTTGGCCGCCTTGGTTGGAGTGCAGGGCTTCACCGCTGCGGGGGAGTACTCACTGGATGCCAAAGCGGTCGGGCTTGGAGTCGCAGCCCTGTTATTGGCCCTGAGAGTTCCATATATTTTGGTAATTATTGCAGCGGCACTA is a genomic window of Candidatus Aquiluna sp. UB-MaderosW2red containing:
- the dusB gene encoding tRNA dihydrouridine synthase DusB; amino-acid sequence: MWSKGLPANLGLKYGKHEIAVPVVLAPMAGITNTAYRRLCREYGGGLFVSEMVTSRALVERTEESMRLIGHHESEEIRSVQLYGVDPKIIAEAVTMLVAENRADHIDLNFGCPVPKVTKKGGGAALPWKRDLFSAIVNAAVQAAGDTPVTVKMRKGIDSEHLTYLDAGKAARDAGVAAIALHGRTASDYYSGTADWQAIATLRESLPDVQVLGNGDIWSAQDAVNMMEQTGVDGIVVGRGCLGRPWLFADLEQAIRAYLAGDKNPAITQVMPSLGEVADGFYRHAELLVEFFEEEGRACRDIRKHVAWYFKGYPVGGEFRAKLAQVMSLDHMREILSELDRSSPYPGDEAEGPRGRLGSVKACSLPENWLDSRELSGSHKLILQQAELSVSGG
- a CDS encoding deoxyguanosinetriphosphate triphosphohydrolase, which encodes MNNSNLEEPGYKDFDRERFVSQPLSSMVKRGEFARDRARVLHSAAFRRLSAKTQVLSPASGDFARTRLTHSLEVAQVGRELATVLGVNPDLVDMACLAHDLGHPPFGHNGESALNFWAAEIGGFEGNAQTFRILTKLEPKIYDESGNSRGLNLTRASLDAATKYPWLLTKAAEHGNSFKFGVYPDDLDVFSWMRQGAPDGAKCVEAQIMDFADDVAYSVHDFEDAIVEGFLDPALISDPLATDELIEEVARWSGGLLAKVQLEEALDTLRNSKYWLFEFDGSPRHLAKLKNLASEMIGSFVARTTETILENASKSSLTRYRAGVIIPSKVRSEIAVLKGLVASQVMTHNSRQPFYEKQREQLISLSDALLAGHGDHLDATSLEAFLKAETPEERKRAIVDQVASLTDPAAIALHAVLTT
- the dnaG gene encoding DNA primase encodes the protein MPPRVRQSDIEELKAKADIIEVVSGYVSLRPASSGSFKGLCPFHSEKSPSFNVRSSPAFYHCFGCGAGGDVYKFLQEIESISFADAVERLADKTGFTLTYDESGSQEVSNRSRLLAANSEAASFYQSQLASDEAKAARDFLLGRGFDAAACSQFGVGYAPKGWQNLIDHLTKLGYTLEELILAGLVMASDKGGYDRFRGRVLWPIRDANSQVLGFGARKLYEEDQGPKYLNTPETPVYHKGSVLYGLDLARKEIVKRKEIVVVEGYTDVMACHLAGHQVAVATCGTAFGEEHIKLINRLFGQTQVPASVIFTFDPDAAGQKAALRVYGDTAKFNALTFVATGPSGLDPSDLRQQRGDAGITQMLEAKKPLFEFVIRHRISKFSLTDLDSRVAAARSAAFVVAEISDPALRTGYTRALADWVSLDVNEVAALVSQNGKASNLEQVASMRTSPAPQPVVSNPQVRLERQILEILIQHPSAFNQDQLLRIYAAGLQDALHQSLMQLALAHKESLAQPDWVNILASESSDDLLSLIRELALVELPVKNEVELLRYAKGVVNGALMQALAREKIDLMAALRRMDPDTMADAVNQIQRQLMNLESERRKLM
- a CDS encoding AzlC family ABC transporter permease gives rise to the protein MSKQVISTSVSVGLATGLYGISFGALASVAGLDLLSIMLLSILMFSGASQFAFIGVIAAGGAPITAVTSAWLLGVRNSFYALRLSSIIQPKGLWRLLAAQLSIDESNAVSSAQLELRDQKLGFWLTGASVFVFWNTATYFGAVLGELFGSVETWGLDAAAAAAFLGLLWPRLKKQWLPALIAATAATLLTPWLPAGSAILAAVLVAFLPTRKKK